Below is a window of Picosynechococcus sp. PCC 7002 DNA.
CCTCTGCCGCGTCTGTATATTGCCCAAATCGTTCGAGCATAAATCGCTTAGAAATATCCTCGGAAAAGATCGGCATAATTAAATTAGTTAGCAGCAGAATATACCCAAAGCTAAACAAACAGACCGCCGCTCCGATTTTTGGAAAACGACGACTAAGGATCATATAAGCGCCCACCCCGAAGAGAACAATACCGCTATCTTCACGGATCATGACGATCAAAGGACACATAATTCCAAAGAGCCACCACCAACGTTTTTCCATGGCTAAAAGCAACGTAAAGATAAAAAGAGGCAACTGGAAATTATCGTGAAAATTACATAAAGTTGGGCCAATTACAGCATTTGCACCGTAATAGCTATAGGTAATCCAACGGGCAGGAACTGGATCTAGATAATGTCGTGCTAATAGGTACAGAACAAGACCCGCTGCCGATAGCATGGTAACTAGAAGTACGGCTAGGGTTGCAGCATGGGGAAAAAAGAAATAAATTGGCAACCACAGAAGTAGAGCAGGAGTGAAGTGTTGCCCAAGGCGATGGTAGCTGACATCTGGGACTTCCCCTGCATGAACAACATTGGTAGATAACTGTGAAGAGAGGCTACTTTGAAAAAAACGGCCATGGGCTCCATTCCACATGACCTGATTGAAGATGCCTTGGTCATAGGAGGAATAGAATGTGAAATGACGGTGCAGCACCAAAGCCATACAGATGATAAAAAAGATGCCGCTAACAATCAGGATAGGCCGCCATTCTTCCTGTTTAAAGGGGGTTTTGACGGGTCTGATGTCCTCAAGATTGACCATAGAACACTGCCTAACAATGAATCTCCAAAATCTTATCAGAGTTAGGAATCGTCGGAATTGATGGCTAAAGTGTGGCGGTCATGGGGGGATTGAAAGCGATGAATATCGATACCGAGGGGAACAATGCCGCTGGGGTTGAGGGGGAAGAGGGAAGTGTAATATTCTTGCTGGATTGTTGTGAGGGGGCAGGTAGCGGCAACACCCGGTAGTTGATAGATATCCCGTAGATAGCCCCAGAGATTTTTGTAATCACAGATGCGGCGGCGATCGCATTTAAAGAGACCATGGTAAACGAGATCAAAGCGGATGAGGGTAGTAAATAGGCGGATATCGCAGAGGGTGAGTTGGTCGCCCAAAAGATAGCGGCGATCGCCTAGGCGTTGGTCTAACTGATCCAAAGTTTGAAAAAGTGCCGTTGCCGCTTGGTCATAGGCGGCTTGGGTGCGGGCAAAGCCACATTTATAAACGCCATTATTAACAGTGTGATAGATGAGGTCATTGAGGTGATCGCCTTCTGGTCGTAATGGTTCTGGGTATAAGTCTCGCTCTGGGAATTTCGCAAACCGATTAAAGGCATCATTGAGCATCACAATAATCTCTGCACTCTCGTTATTGACGACCTGGTAAGTTTGGCAATCCCACAGCACTGGTACAGAACAGCGGCCGCTGTAACCCGCCTGGCCCAATTGATAAAGCTCTTTCATGCTGCGGCAGCCCGTGGGGTCATTTTCCAGACGCCAGCCTCCCACTGACACATCGGCGATCGCCACACTCAGATCCACAACGTCCTCTAGACCCTTGAGGATGCGGGTAATGGCTGTCCGGTGCGCCCAGGGACAAGTAAGGCCAATGTAGAGTCGATAACGGTTTGGCTCTGGCGGAAACTGCTCAGAACCGACCCAATGGCGAAATTGACTCTCAACCCGCTGAAAATTGCCCGTTGGGTCGCTGGGGGCCAATTGAGACATCAGGGTTTGCCACAGGCGATGCCAAACAAATTGTGCCGTTTGAATCAGAAACTTCGGGGGAACTGCCATAGAGCGATTACTTATTCCAGAGTTGTGCCAATTGTTGGGTTTTGAGTCCTGCTTCGATGGCTTCTAGTACCCTGGTCATGCCTGTGGTGTTGATAATTTCATATTTCCTATCTGCTTTTTTACAGGCTTCCATGGCCCGCTCCGTCATGGAATGGCTGGCGTAGCCCGTGATAATGAGAATGAGGTCAACATTGGTAACCTGGGCTTCCCCCTGGGCAGAAAGTTGTAGACCATCCTGTTCGCTATACCATTGCAATTCCACCTGGGAACTGCGCAGGCGATTCTTTACGGCGGTTTGGAGGCGATCATGTCCGCCAAAAACTAAGACTTTTCCAACTAAGTCTGCATACAGTTCCGGGCGTTTGTCCGATTTGCGGTGGCGGGATTTGGGTTGAATATTGGGATGGTGTTCTGTACGGGAACGGTTTTCGAGGGCTTTGTTATAGATAAAGTTTAGGGTTTGTTCATGGGTTCCCCGCAGTCGCGCCACGGGGCCTTCTTCGCTGTGTTCGTTTATTTGGTTAATCAGGGCGTCAACCACTTCTTCGAGAGAACCTATTTCCTTGAGGTCATCCACATAGCCTTTGATGGCGATCGCCGCATCGGTGGCACTAAAAAAGTCTTGTTGTTCAAAGATCATATCGAGCAGATCGTCCCGGAGATCCGACTGCCAGCGTTGGACTTTTTCCCGCGCTTTTTCTTCTAAAAGTCTTTCTTCCCGGAGGACAAGCTGGGCATCGACAATTTCTGTGGCTTTTTCGGGTATTTCTGCTATTTCACGGCGAATATCATCGGCTTTTTCTTGTAATTGTTGGATTATGTCGGCATGATGATATCCTTCAGCCCGGTAGGTACTGATCATCTCTTCGACTTTTTTGAGCAGAGGGTGCAGTTTTGCTTCCCGTTGGCGCACAATATCTTGGTATTGTTCGTCCCGCTGCTGCTGTAATTTTTTTTCTTCGAGGTGGGTCTTCGCCGCAGATAACAAATTTTCAACGGAGGCCTCTAGGTTTTCGAGTTCGATATCCATGGGAATTTAGGGGAGTTATGAATTTTATGATTTTTTGGGCTAGCTATAGATCTTAGCTAATCGTTTGGGGGGATAGGCGATTTAGGGTGCCTTTCACGAAATTGCCGAAAAATTGCGATCGCTGATTTTGCTCAAAAACTCGCTTAAGAATCTGGCTGAGTTTCTCGAAATTAAGAGATTCAGAGGCAGTTTGGGGGTTTTGTTCTTGGAAATACTGGATTAAACTCAGCCCCGCAATGTGGGTTAGATAGGCGGCACTGACCCCCTGGACAGCCCCCCCGGCAAGGTAGGTGATCGCGTTGATTTTGAGCATTCCGCCGACGGCTTGGGTGGAGAGTTCCACAAGGCCAAGTTGGATCATTTGTTTGCCGAGGGTGGTGGCGATCGCCTGGGCCTGACCCAGAGAAAGACGCTGTTGATAGACCGCTCCCACATCCATAATCATTTGTCCTGTTACGGCTGCCGTTGCGAGTAAATCTAAAGCAGCGACGGGATTGGCAAAGGTCGCCCCAGCCGCCAACCACTGATATTTTTCGAGGATCGGTAAAGCCCGTTCCCGTCGGAATTGATTGAGGGTTTGCTTGGCATTGTGCTGGGTGAGCCGTGCGGTGCGCCAGATGGTTGACCACAGCAGTTGTTGTTGGGTTTCGGGCTGACTGAGGAGGGTTTGGAGTTGATGTTGTAGGGGGGCAACGACTGGATCCGGGCGTTCAAAATGTTCGGTGGCGGTGCCATCGGCTTGGATTTTTTTAACTTTGATGGCCTGGGGCGCGGCGGTGATGGGGAGAATATTTTGGGGAGCGATCGCCGGCTGACAATGGTTCCGCAGTTGGTTCAGGATCAATTCCCGTTGCTCCGGCTGATATTGATCTTGCTTGTTGAAGGCGATGAGGATTGTCTGGCGAGCTTGGTGCCAATGGTTGAGGGTTTGCCATTGGGAGGCCATCAAATCCCCATTCACCAGGAAAATCACCAGGTCGGCGGCAAAGACTTGGTTTTGGGCCGCTTGGTCATAGCTGGCGAGGTCGGTAAATAAGGGCGGTGTTTCCTGGAGGGTATAAGTTGGTGCGGTGGCTTGGAGCTGCCTGAGGAGGGTTGTTTTTCCAGTGCCCCGGCCACCGGCGATCGCCACGGTGAAGTGGTCCCGTTGAAATTCTTGATTAAGGTTATCCAGGGTTTGCCTAAGGGTTGTGAAATCTTGATCGGGCACTTCTTGCTGGAGTGCCATCACCCACTGTTGGGCGTTTGCAATGGCTTGGTCAACGTCTTTTCGTTTAAGGGGATTTTGGGGATTGTCCTGGGGGTATTGGGGTTGTTTTTTCTGCCAAAGCAGGAGGCCACCCCAGGCGATCACCCCCCAAAATAGCCATTCGCCAAGGTCGAAAATATTGCCCTGCCAGCGACCCAAAACTGCGAAAAATAAGGCTAAACCTAAACCGCCAACAAGAATGGGTTTTTGCATTGTTCTTACCCCGCCATATACAACAATTCGTCTATCTATGCTACTGCGAAAGGTGCTGGCCCTTAAGGGTAGGGGGCGATCGCCAGGGATCTTTCAAGAAATATTAAGAGTCAAGCTTGGCTCATATTGGGAAGGATTTCCAAAAAACAAGGGAAACTAGATAATGGTCTCGATTTACTGCTTGGTACTGTGTGATGTCCGCCTATCTTCTGACTGCCCCCGCAAAAATTAATCTCTACCTCGAAATTTTGGGCGATCGCCCCGACGGGTTCCACGAGTTGGTGATGGTGATGCAGACCATTGGCTTATATGACCGGATTGAGGTGCGACAAAACCGTAGCGGCGACATCAATCTCTATTGCCAGCATCCCGAAGTCCCCCTCACCGCTAGCAATATTGCCTACCGAGCCGCCCAGTTAATGATGACGCGCTTTGCAGATATCTACGCCAGGGTGGGTGGTGGAGTTGACATTACCATCGAAAAAAATATCCCCGTGGCGGCGGGACTGGCTGGGGGGTCAACGGATGGCGCAGCGGTATTGGTGGGGTTGAATTTGCTCTGGGATTTAGGGTTAACCCAACCGGAATTACAAACCTTAGCAGCAGAACTGGGTTCGGATGTGCCCTTTTGCATTGGTGGGGGGACGGTGATCGCCACCGGACGGGGAGAAATTTTAGACCCATTGCCCGATCTCGATGGCATCCCGATTGTCCTCGCAAAGTACAGCAACATTGCTGTTTCTACCCCCTGGGCCTACCAAACCTACCGCGCCCAATTTGGGGAGCATTATCTCCAAGATGCGGCGAGTTGGCGTACCCGCATGACACAAATCCATGCTGGCGGCCTGATCAAAGCCATTCAGCAAAAAAATATCCAGGCGATCGCCCATGAACTCCATAACGATCTCGAAAAAGTCGTTTTACCCGAATTTCCCCAGGTGCAACAACTGCGTGACTGCTTTACCAAACACGGGGCGATCGGCACGATGATGTCGGGCTCCGGCCCCAGTGTGTTTGCCCTCTGCGAGACCCTCGCCCAAGCCCAAGCCCTCAAAGTCCAAGTTGCCCAAGAATTA
It encodes the following:
- a CDS encoding DUF2325 domain-containing protein, whose protein sequence is MDIELENLEASVENLLSAAKTHLEEKKLQQQRDEQYQDIVRQREAKLHPLLKKVEEMISTYRAEGYHHADIIQQLQEKADDIRREIAEIPEKATEIVDAQLVLREERLLEEKAREKVQRWQSDLRDDLLDMIFEQQDFFSATDAAIAIKGYVDDLKEIGSLEEVVDALINQINEHSEEGPVARLRGTHEQTLNFIYNKALENRSRTEHHPNIQPKSRHRKSDKRPELYADLVGKVLVFGGHDRLQTAVKNRLRSSQVELQWYSEQDGLQLSAQGEAQVTNVDLILIITGYASHSMTERAMEACKKADRKYEIINTTGMTRVLEAIEAGLKTQQLAQLWNK
- a CDS encoding glutathione S-transferase family protein yields the protein MAVPPKFLIQTAQFVWHRLWQTLMSQLAPSDPTGNFQRVESQFRHWVGSEQFPPEPNRYRLYIGLTCPWAHRTAITRILKGLEDVVDLSVAIADVSVGGWRLENDPTGCRSMKELYQLGQAGYSGRCSVPVLWDCQTYQVVNNESAEIIVMLNDAFNRFAKFPERDLYPEPLRPEGDHLNDLIYHTVNNGVYKCGFARTQAAYDQAATALFQTLDQLDQRLGDRRYLLGDQLTLCDIRLFTTLIRFDLVYHGLFKCDRRRICDYKNLWGYLRDIYQLPGVAATCPLTTIQQEYYTSLFPLNPSGIVPLGIDIHRFQSPHDRHTLAINSDDS
- a CDS encoding slr1306 family protein, whose amino-acid sequence is MQKPILVGGLGLALFFAVLGRWQGNIFDLGEWLFWGVIAWGGLLLWQKKQPQYPQDNPQNPLKRKDVDQAIANAQQWVMALQQEVPDQDFTTLRQTLDNLNQEFQRDHFTVAIAGGRGTGKTTLLRQLQATAPTYTLQETPPLFTDLASYDQAAQNQVFAADLVIFLVNGDLMASQWQTLNHWHQARQTILIAFNKQDQYQPEQRELILNQLRNHCQPAIAPQNILPITAAPQAIKVKKIQADGTATEHFERPDPVVAPLQHQLQTLLSQPETQQQLLWSTIWRTARLTQHNAKQTLNQFRRERALPILEKYQWLAAGATFANPVAALDLLATAAVTGQMIMDVGAVYQQRLSLGQAQAIATTLGKQMIQLGLVELSTQAVGGMLKINAITYLAGGAVQGVSAAYLTHIAGLSLIQYFQEQNPQTASESLNFEKLSQILKRVFEQNQRSQFFGNFVKGTLNRLSPQTIS
- the ispE gene encoding 4-(cytidine 5'-diphospho)-2-C-methyl-D-erythritol kinase, whose protein sequence is MSAYLLTAPAKINLYLEILGDRPDGFHELVMVMQTIGLYDRIEVRQNRSGDINLYCQHPEVPLTASNIAYRAAQLMMTRFADIYARVGGGVDITIEKNIPVAAGLAGGSTDGAAVLVGLNLLWDLGLTQPELQTLAAELGSDVPFCIGGGTVIATGRGEILDPLPDLDGIPIVLAKYSNIAVSTPWAYQTYRAQFGEHYLQDAASWRTRMTQIHAGGLIKAIQQKNIQAIAHELHNDLEKVVLPEFPQVQQLRDCFTKHGAIGTMMSGSGPSVFALCETLAQAQALKVQVAQELNDPALDLWVTHIASPGIQADFR